The following coding sequences are from one Maledivibacter sp. window:
- a CDS encoding M81 family metallopeptidase, with amino-acid sequence MKRILIAGMHHESNSFNPITAGEKDFNVTYGNDVFNNLRRNNSLTGIIETLQGKGYEIIPTVFARAVPNGEIDHDFYMKIKNEIIKRAKAAQKEAPLDAITLSLHGSMRVKGQGEAEGYFLEELRSIFPDIPIFSSLDMHTTMTKRMHDNCDGFVGYKCAPHTDCFETGEHAAKMTIDALENNVNAKSAWVRVPILIAGEQSSTNVEPMIELIEALRECEKKEGVLAASYLMGFPWADNEDSSIAVYVVADGDHELAQKEAVRLAQLIWSKKDDFCFHTETYHEKEALDVAFEAVKEGKLPIYISDSGDNPTAGASSDCTDFLKLIMSDDRTNNLKKPVIYGGIYDPIATKQCEGRVGEDITLTFGAKFDTVTTSPITATGTVKAYIKDWSREGMIKGDLALFSSCGVDIVIAEAHVGYTLPEMFTDLGVDPKEAEIVVCKLGYLTHQQSLVAKRSIMALTKGSTNEDLKTLDYRKVKRPIFPLDSDFEYNALDNLIPQGV; translated from the coding sequence ATGAAGAGAATCTTAATTGCAGGGATGCATCACGAATCAAATTCCTTTAATCCAATAACAGCTGGTGAAAAAGATTTTAATGTGACATATGGAAACGATGTTTTTAATAATCTACGCAGAAACAACTCATTAACAGGAATTATAGAGACTTTACAGGGAAAAGGATATGAAATAATTCCCACTGTATTTGCTAGAGCAGTTCCTAATGGTGAGATAGATCATGATTTCTATATGAAGATAAAAAACGAGATTATAAAGAGAGCAAAGGCAGCTCAAAAAGAGGCTCCCCTAGATGCTATAACCCTTTCTTTACATGGATCTATGAGAGTTAAGGGGCAAGGAGAGGCAGAAGGATATTTTCTGGAAGAATTAAGGAGTATATTTCCCGATATACCTATCTTTTCTTCCCTTGATATGCACACCACTATGACTAAAAGAATGCATGATAATTGTGATGGTTTTGTAGGATATAAATGTGCCCCCCATACCGATTGCTTTGAGACAGGTGAACATGCTGCAAAGATGACAATAGATGCCCTTGAGAATAATGTTAATGCAAAATCAGCTTGGGTTAGGGTGCCAATTTTGATTGCTGGAGAACAGTCGTCAACTAATGTGGAGCCAATGATAGAACTTATAGAAGCACTCAGAGAATGTGAGAAAAAAGAAGGTGTGTTGGCCGCTTCATATTTAATGGGTTTTCCTTGGGCGGATAACGAAGATAGTTCTATTGCTGTTTACGTAGTTGCAGATGGCGACCATGAGCTAGCTCAAAAAGAAGCAGTAAGATTGGCACAGCTTATTTGGTCTAAAAAGGATGATTTTTGTTTCCATACAGAAACATATCATGAAAAGGAAGCTTTAGATGTTGCCTTTGAGGCCGTAAAAGAAGGTAAACTACCTATTTATATCTCTGATTCTGGAGACAATCCAACCGCTGGGGCATCTTCTGATTGTACTGATTTTTTAAAATTAATTATGTCCGATGATAGGACCAATAACCTCAAAAAACCTGTAATATATGGTGGAATATATGACCCAATAGCTACAAAACAATGTGAGGGACGAGTAGGTGAGGATATAACACTTACATTCGGTGCAAAATTTGATACAGTGACTACATCTCCTATTACTGCAACTGGAACAGTCAAGGCTTATATTAAGGATTGGTCTAGGGAAGGAATGATTAAAGGAGATTTGGCGTTGTTTAGTAGCTGTGGAGTGGATATAGTAATTGCTGAGGCCCATGTGGGATATACATTACCTGAGATGTTTACGGATTTAGGAGTTGATCCTAAAGAGGCAGAAATAGTAGTTTGTAAACTTGGATATCTTACACATCAGCAGAGCTTAGTAGCTAAACGTAGTATAATGGCACTTACTAAGGGAAGTACAAATGAAGATTTAAAAACCCTTGATTATAGAAAAGTCAAGAGACCAATATTTCCATTAGATAGTGACTTTGAATATAACGCCTTGGATAATTTGATACCACAGGGGGTATAA
- the dhaM gene encoding dihydroxyacetone kinase phosphoryl donor subunit DhaM: MIGMVIVSHSEKIAKGIVELCSQMADKVKIEAAGGSEDGRIGTNATKIMEAIEKVYSEEGVLVLVDLGSAIMSTELAFDLLEDNMGKRIVIADAPIVEGSIAASIQASIGGSLEEVKTAAEKSKNLTKI, from the coding sequence ATGATAGGAATGGTAATTGTTTCACATAGTGAAAAAATAGCTAAGGGTATTGTAGAGCTTTGTAGTCAAATGGCTGACAAGGTCAAAATTGAGGCCGCAGGCGGGTCCGAGGATGGAAGAATTGGAACAAATGCTACAAAAATTATGGAAGCTATTGAAAAAGTATATAGTGAAGAAGGAGTTTTGGTGCTTGTAGACTTAGGAAGTGCCATTATGAGTACTGAGCTTGCTTTTGACCTATTGGAAGACAATATGGGGAAAAGGATAGTCATAGCAGATGCTCCAATTGTAGAGGGCAGTATTGCTGCGTCCATACAAGCATCCATAGGGGGTTCCCTAGAAGAAGTAAAAACTGCGGCAGAGAAAAGTAAAAATTTAACCAAAATATAA
- a CDS encoding dipeptide ABC transporter ATP-binding protein, with amino-acid sequence MSNPLIQLKDIYKTFLASKTLFGENKYVHALNGVSLDIKSGETLSIVGESGCGKSTMGRILNKLLNADSGEVWFENQNITDYSPTQMRPIRKKMQMVFQDPYGSLNPRMKIKDIVGEPLLVHTDMSKKERYDTVIKLLETVGLNERHAQGYAHEFSGGQRQRIGIARALTVNPQLIIADEPVSALDVSIQAQVINIFKRLQKEFNLTYLFISHDLSVVEMISDRIGVMYLGYLVEITTKEKLYKNPLHPYTQALLSAVPIADPTHKRQRIILKGDIPSPIDMPKGCPFSTRCMYAKDECFKTMPPLLEVEPGHKVACHLKTS; translated from the coding sequence ATGAGTAATCCTCTTATTCAATTAAAGGATATTTATAAGACGTTTCTGGCATCAAAGACATTATTTGGAGAGAACAAATATGTACATGCTTTAAATGGGGTTTCTCTTGATATAAAAAGTGGCGAGACTCTTTCTATTGTAGGTGAAAGTGGATGCGGCAAGAGTACCATGGGTAGAATCCTTAATAAACTATTAAATGCAGATTCTGGAGAAGTTTGGTTTGAAAATCAGAATATAACCGATTATTCGCCTACACAAATGAGACCTATTAGGAAAAAGATGCAAATGGTTTTTCAAGATCCATACGGTAGTCTTAATCCTAGAATGAAAATTAAAGATATAGTAGGGGAACCCTTATTGGTACATACGGATATGTCCAAAAAGGAAAGATACGATACTGTTATAAAGCTTCTGGAAACCGTAGGACTTAATGAAAGACATGCACAGGGCTATGCCCATGAGTTTTCAGGTGGACAAAGACAGAGGATAGGTATAGCTAGGGCATTAACAGTTAATCCCCAACTCATAATTGCCGATGAGCCTGTATCAGCTCTTGATGTTTCAATACAAGCCCAGGTAATAAATATATTTAAGAGGCTACAAAAAGAATTTAATTTAACTTATTTATTTATATCCCATGACTTAAGTGTAGTAGAGATGATATCCGATAGGATTGGTGTAATGTATCTTGGATATTTGGTGGAAATAACCACTAAGGAAAAACTATATAAGAATCCATTACATCCCTATACACAAGCATTATTATCGGCTGTACCTATTGCAGATCCTACCCATAAAAGACAGCGTATAATATTAAAGGGGGATATACCTAGTCCTATTGATATGCCGAAGGGGTGTCCTTTTAGTACTAGATGTATGTATGCAAAGGATGAATGTTTTAAAACAATGCCACCTCTTTTGGAAGTCGAGCCTGGACATAAAGTTGCATGTCATTTAAAGACATCATAA
- a CDS encoding ABC transporter ATP-binding protein yields the protein MVSEKLLDVKNLKTEFHTDKGSLVAVNDVSFYVKKEEIVGLVGESGSGKSVTSLSVLGLLPENGNVAAGEILLENKDLLKMNKHEIKNIRGRDVAMIFQDPMSSLNPVLKIGEQLMECTKLHLKYDNSRAREHAIDMIKRVGIPVPEDVMNRYPHQLSGGMSQRIMIAMAMSCNPKLLIADEPTTALDVTIQAQVMELMVELKEKNKIGVLLITHDLGVVAEMCDRVMVMYCGRIVEMADVVTLFSNPLHPYTKGLIASVPRIGRNVDELPYIAGRVPDLSQMPKGCKFAPRCSQAMEICHREEPKLTAVGDNRQCRCHLIQGRSETNE from the coding sequence ATGGTGTCAGAAAAATTATTAGATGTAAAGAATTTAAAAACAGAATTTCATACGGATAAAGGAAGCCTCGTTGCAGTAAATGATGTATCTTTTTATGTAAAAAAGGAAGAAATTGTTGGACTTGTTGGTGAGTCCGGCAGTGGGAAATCGGTTACATCCTTATCTGTTTTAGGACTATTACCGGAGAATGGTAATGTAGCAGCTGGGGAGATATTATTAGAAAATAAAGATTTATTAAAAATGAATAAACATGAAATTAAAAACATTAGGGGTAGAGATGTAGCCATGATTTTTCAAGATCCTATGTCATCCCTTAATCCGGTATTAAAAATTGGTGAACAGCTTATGGAGTGTACAAAGCTTCATTTGAAATATGATAATAGTAGGGCAAGAGAACATGCTATCGACATGATAAAGCGGGTGGGAATACCTGTTCCAGAAGATGTGATGAATAGATATCCTCATCAACTATCAGGTGGTATGTCTCAAAGAATAATGATAGCCATGGCAATGTCCTGTAATCCCAAGTTGTTAATTGCAGATGAACCTACAACAGCCCTAGATGTTACAATTCAAGCACAAGTTATGGAGCTAATGGTGGAGTTAAAAGAAAAAAATAAAATTGGGGTATTACTTATTACCCATGATTTAGGTGTAGTTGCTGAAATGTGTGACAGAGTGATGGTTATGTATTGTGGTAGGATTGTAGAGATGGCTGACGTTGTTACTTTATTCAGCAATCCATTACATCCCTATACTAAGGGATTAATCGCATCTGTACCTAGAATAGGAAGAAATGTAGATGAATTACCATATATTGCTGGTAGAGTTCCTGATTTGTCTCAAATGCCAAAGGGATGTAAATTTGCGCCAAGATGTAGTCAAGCAATGGAAATATGCCATAGAGAAGAGCCTAAGCTTACTGCTGTAGGTGATAATAGGCAGTGTCGTTGTCATCTAATACAGGGGAGGAGTGAGACTAATGAGTAA
- the folP gene encoding dihydropteroate synthase → MRNINYKFHRRIDIKCGKHELKLGSRTFIMGILNATPDSFSDGGEYIDVEKAIKHAKEMVMEGAHIIDIGGESTRPGSKEVDGEEELRRVLPIVKRLVKEVDVPISVDTYKAQVAEKALGAGAHIINDVWGLQRDPDLASVVAKYNAVVVAMHNQNGTEYKNDIMEEICGFLKKSIDIALKAGVKRENIILDPGIGFGKTPEQNMVVMSRLGELNDLGYPTLLGTSRKSMIGKILDLPPKERVEGTLATTVMGIMQGMDIVRVHDIKENVRTAKVTDAIIRRF, encoded by the coding sequence ATGAGAAATATAAATTATAAATTCCATAGAAGAATAGATATAAAATGTGGCAAGCATGAATTGAAGCTAGGCAGCCGTACCTTTATAATGGGTATATTAAATGCTACCCCGGATTCCTTTTCAGATGGTGGAGAGTATATTGATGTAGAGAAAGCCATAAAACATGCTAAGGAAATGGTCATGGAAGGAGCCCATATAATTGATATTGGAGGAGAATCCACACGACCTGGGTCTAAGGAAGTAGATGGGGAGGAAGAATTGAGAAGAGTACTTCCCATTGTAAAAAGGCTTGTTAAAGAGGTAGATGTACCTATATCAGTAGACACCTATAAAGCTCAGGTAGCAGAGAAAGCTTTAGGAGCCGGTGCCCATATTATTAATGATGTTTGGGGTCTACAAAGAGACCCAGACTTAGCATCAGTAGTAGCTAAGTATAATGCTGTAGTTGTTGCAATGCATAATCAAAATGGTACTGAATATAAAAATGATATTATGGAAGAAATTTGTGGTTTTTTAAAAAAGTCCATAGATATAGCTTTAAAAGCTGGCGTGAAAAGGGAAAACATAATATTAGATCCAGGTATAGGGTTTGGGAAGACTCCTGAGCAGAATATGGTGGTTATGTCTAGGCTTGGAGAGCTTAATGATTTAGGTTATCCAACTTTGCTAGGCACGTCAAGAAAGTCAATGATTGGTAAAATACTTGATCTGCCACCAAAGGAAAGAGTTGAAGGTACACTTGCTACTACAGTAATGGGAATAATGCAAGGTATGGATATAGTAAGGGTACACGATATAAAAGAAAATGTAAGAACAGCTAAGGTTACTGATGCTATCATAAGGAGATTTTAA
- the aroF gene encoding 3-deoxy-7-phosphoheptulonate synthase, translating to MIDKRILNGEQVIVKVGKLNIGGNNPPVMIAGPCAVESKEQVMETALALKEVGVDILRGGVFKPRTSPYAFQGLGLKGLEYLKLAGERIGTPIITELMDGKNLDAIVEYSDVIQIGSRNMYNYSLLKEVGKISKPVLLKRGMSASIKEWVMAAEYIAAYGNKNIILCERGIRTFEVYTRNTLDLAAVPIMKGETGLPIIVDPSHGTGRKELIMPMSKAALACGANGLMIEVHIDPQNALSDGQQSIKPEEYKEIFSELNKD from the coding sequence ATGATAGATAAAAGAATCCTAAATGGAGAACAAGTGATAGTCAAGGTGGGAAAATTAAATATTGGAGGAAATAATCCTCCGGTTATGATAGCCGGGCCCTGTGCGGTGGAATCCAAAGAGCAGGTTATGGAAACTGCTTTAGCCCTTAAAGAAGTTGGAGTGGATATATTAAGGGGAGGGGTTTTTAAGCCTAGGACTAGTCCCTATGCATTTCAAGGACTTGGTTTAAAGGGCCTTGAATATTTAAAGTTGGCAGGAGAAAGGATAGGAACTCCCATCATAACGGAGCTTATGGATGGGAAGAATTTGGATGCCATCGTTGAATATTCCGATGTTATTCAAATAGGATCAAGGAATATGTATAACTATTCCCTATTAAAAGAAGTCGGAAAAATTAGTAAGCCCGTTCTTTTAAAGAGGGGAATGAGTGCTTCTATAAAGGAATGGGTAATGGCTGCTGAGTATATAGCTGCTTATGGAAATAAAAATATCATACTTTGTGAAAGAGGCATAAGAACCTTTGAGGTTTATACAAGAAATACACTAGATTTAGCTGCTGTCCCTATTATGAAAGGGGAAACAGGATTGCCAATTATAGTAGACCCAAGTCATGGAACGGGGCGTAAAGAACTCATTATGCCCATGTCAAAGGCTGCCTTGGCCTGTGGAGCAAATGGTTTAATGATAGAAGTACATATCGATCCCCAGAATGCTTTAAGCGATGGACAACAATCCATTAAACCAGAAGAATATAAGGAAATTTTTTCAGAATTAAATAAAGACTGA
- a CDS encoding ABC transporter permease subunit has product MKQYVLKRLLNIIPLMIVVSIIIFMFIHLIPGDPARIVAGQKATLEEIEIMREQLGLNDPYIVQYKNFMVGILTGNWGKSIKTGLPVWEVIMPRMKPTLILAIFSIVWSVIAGISIGVVSAIKRGKLIDYIVMIAASSGISLPLFWLGLMLMQIFSVKLGWFPTTGVDSLSSYVLPSITLGAGITAMIARYTRSSMIEILKENYIRTSRAKGLSEFIVINKHALRNSLVDVITIVGLQFGFLLAGSVLIETVFAIPGLGRLLIDSILFRDYTVVQTVMLIFTFQFIIINLIVDVLYGVANPKIRYQ; this is encoded by the coding sequence GTGAAACAATATGTCCTAAAAAGACTTTTAAATATAATTCCCTTAATGATAGTGGTATCAATTATAATATTTATGTTTATTCATTTGATACCAGGGGATCCGGCTAGGATTGTAGCAGGACAAAAAGCAACTTTAGAAGAGATAGAGATAATGAGAGAACAGCTAGGTCTAAATGATCCTTATATTGTACAATATAAGAATTTTATGGTTGGAATATTGACAGGTAATTGGGGAAAATCAATTAAAACAGGACTACCGGTTTGGGAAGTCATAATGCCAAGGATGAAACCTACTTTAATTCTTGCGATATTCTCTATAGTATGGTCTGTGATTGCAGGAATAAGTATAGGTGTAGTATCTGCTATTAAGCGTGGAAAATTAATTGACTATATCGTTATGATCGCTGCATCATCGGGTATATCCCTTCCACTTTTTTGGCTAGGTCTTATGCTTATGCAAATATTCTCAGTAAAGCTTGGTTGGTTTCCCACAACAGGAGTAGATTCACTTTCAAGCTATGTATTACCTTCAATCACATTAGGTGCAGGTATTACAGCTATGATAGCACGTTACACCAGATCATCAATGATTGAAATATTAAAGGAAAATTACATTAGGACATCTAGGGCAAAGGGATTGAGCGAATTTATTGTTATAAATAAGCATGCCCTTAGAAATTCCCTTGTAGATGTAATAACCATAGTGGGGCTACAGTTTGGCTTTCTATTAGCAGGATCAGTACTAATAGAAACGGTTTTTGCAATACCTGGACTTGGACGACTACTCATAGATTCAATATTATTTAGAGATTATACAGTTGTTCAAACTGTTATGCTGATATTTACATTTCAGTTTATTATAATTAATTTAATTGTGGATGTGCTTTATGGAGTAGCTAATCCGAAGATTAGATATCAATAA
- the folE gene encoding GTP cyclohydrolase I FolE has translation MDKQRIEKAVKEILAAIGENPDREGLKDTPKRIANMYEEIFAGLNEDPGKHLEIYFQDEKHEELVLVKDIPFYSMCEHHFAPFFGKAHVGYLPKNGKLTGLSKLARVVETVARRPQLQERLTATIAETIVEKLDPHGVIVVVEAEHMCMTMRGIKKSGSKTVTSAVRGLFNKDAKARAEAMSLINFGR, from the coding sequence ATGGACAAGCAGAGAATTGAAAAGGCAGTTAAAGAAATTTTAGCAGCTATTGGAGAAAATCCTGATAGAGAGGGATTGAAGGATACACCAAAAAGGATTGCAAATATGTATGAGGAAATATTTGCTGGATTAAATGAAGATCCGGGTAAGCATCTGGAAATATATTTTCAAGATGAGAAGCATGAAGAGCTAGTTTTGGTAAAGGATATCCCATTTTATTCAATGTGTGAGCATCATTTTGCTCCTTTTTTCGGGAAGGCCCATGTCGGATATCTACCTAAAAATGGCAAGCTTACTGGACTTAGCAAGCTTGCAAGAGTCGTTGAAACCGTTGCTAGAAGACCACAGCTTCAAGAAAGGCTTACTGCAACTATTGCAGAAACCATTGTGGAAAAGCTTGACCCCCATGGCGTGATAGTTGTTGTAGAGGCAGAGCATATGTGTATGACCATGAGGGGTATAAAAAAATCGGGATCAAAAACTGTAACCTCCGCAGTGAGAGGATTATTCAATAAGGATGCCAAAGCCAGGGCAGAAGCTATGTCATTGATAAATTTCGGTAGATAA
- the folK gene encoding 2-amino-4-hydroxy-6-hydroxymethyldihydropteridine diphosphokinase has product MHKAYLGLGSNIGEKKENIDSAVDMLKQHKSIEVKNISSYYETEPVGYEDQDWFVNVVVEIETNLEPYQLLEFCGSIEEKLKRKRIIRWGPRTIDVDILVYEGFTSQDERLTLPHPRMTERAFVMVPLYEIAPNIDINNENIKQILKNLEGEEIRKIDYDR; this is encoded by the coding sequence ATGCATAAAGCTTATTTGGGTCTTGGAAGTAATATAGGTGAAAAGAAAGAAAATATTGATAGTGCCGTGGACATGCTTAAACAGCATAAATCAATAGAGGTCAAAAATATTTCTTCGTACTATGAAACAGAACCCGTGGGATATGAGGATCAAGACTGGTTTGTAAATGTAGTTGTGGAAATAGAAACGAATTTGGAGCCCTATCAACTTTTAGAATTTTGCGGCTCTATTGAGGAAAAACTAAAAAGAAAAAGAATAATCAGATGGGGACCAAGAACTATAGATGTTGATATATTAGTATATGAAGGATTTACATCCCAAGATGAAAGGCTTACTTTACCCCATCCACGCATGACGGAGAGAGCCTTTGTAATGGTTCCACTATATGAGATTGCACCAAATATTGATATTAACAATGAAAATATAAAGCAGATACTAAAAAATTTAGAAGGGGAAGAAATAAGGAAGATTGATTATGATAGATAA
- a CDS encoding copper homeostasis protein CutC, translating to MILEVCVDSYTSMMTAKDAGADRIELCSALNIGGLTPSYGLMQRAKEIKDIEVFVMIRPRSGDFLYDNNEFETMKQDISIAKQIGFDGIVTGILLSDGRIDIDRMRELVKVAYPLKVVLHRAFDDAKNPIEDIPSLIEMGICRILTSGQGSNALKGADYIAKIQEKFGDSITIMPGCGINAGNIKEMYKITKCTHYHLSGKVNVGSQMEYRECIKRMDTPESEFVVERADYDLIKKARDIIDNIKNDMAGASKV from the coding sequence ATGATATTAGAAGTATGTGTTGACTCTTATACATCTATGATGACAGCTAAAGATGCCGGAGCTGATAGGATAGAATTATGTTCTGCCCTAAATATAGGTGGATTGACACCAAGCTATGGGCTAATGCAGAGAGCAAAGGAAATTAAAGATATAGAAGTTTTTGTCATGATACGTCCTCGCAGTGGAGATTTTTTATACGATAATAATGAGTTTGAAACAATGAAGCAGGATATCAGTATTGCAAAACAAATTGGATTTGATGGTATTGTCACTGGTATTTTATTGTCTGATGGTAGGATAGATATTGATAGGATGAGGGAACTTGTAAAGGTTGCATACCCCCTTAAGGTAGTGCTTCATAGAGCCTTCGATGATGCAAAAAATCCTATAGAAGATATTCCTAGTCTTATTGAAATGGGAATATGCAGAATTCTCACATCAGGACAAGGGTCAAATGCGTTAAAGGGTGCAGATTACATCGCAAAGATACAAGAAAAGTTTGGCGACTCCATAACCATTATGCCCGGTTGTGGAATAAATGCTGGCAATATAAAAGAGATGTATAAAATAACCAAATGTACTCATTACCATTTGTCCGGCAAGGTGAATGTTGGTAGTCAAATGGAATATAGAGAGTGTATTAAAAGAATGGATACTCCGGAGAGTGAATTTGTGGTGGAAAGAGCAGATTATGATCTCATCAAGAAGGCAAGGGATATTATTGATAATATAAAAAATGATATGGCGGGAGCAAGTAAAGTTTAG
- the folB gene encoding dihydroneopterin aldolase: MDKIIMKNLAFFGYHGVLQEENTLGQKFFVDIEIFVDLRKAGLSDRVEDTVHYGEVYEKVKDIVENKRFKLIEALAENIAKTILEDFLTVNEICVKIRKPEAPVKGIFDYFAVEIRRIRNA; this comes from the coding sequence ATGGATAAGATAATAATGAAAAATCTAGCCTTTTTTGGATATCATGGTGTTTTGCAGGAAGAAAACACATTGGGGCAAAAATTTTTTGTGGATATAGAGATCTTTGTGGATTTAAGGAAGGCTGGTTTGAGTGACCGAGTAGAGGACACAGTACATTATGGAGAAGTCTATGAAAAGGTTAAGGACATTGTGGAAAATAAAAGATTCAAACTTATAGAAGCATTGGCTGAAAACATAGCTAAGACCATATTGGAGGATTTTTTAACAGTAAATGAGATTTGTGTCAAGATCAGAAAACCTGAAGCTCCAGTAAAGGGAATATTTGACTATTTTGCAGTAGAAATAAGGAGAATAAGAAATGCATAA
- a CDS encoding ROK family protein, whose translation MRKVACFDIGGTFIKYGVVNEQGEILAKSKLNTPRNNCKEEIPKLIIKQINELNKYHNINSVGISTAGKVDSKNGEIIFASENLPGYTGTKLSKEVKIKTGLECFVENDVNSAALAESWKGAGKGVSTFVCITLGTGVGGAIIINDELYQGVMGGSGEVGHMIINESGDDCNCGSKGCFERYASTAALIRNYTLKSGLSEQSLSGKDIFNKIKNGDERAIESYKEFLNHIVTGLVNITHIFDPGLIVLGGGISDQGKPFLDDINELFKERVMPSYGEYTRIVQAQLGNDAGILGACYIALNHNKEV comes from the coding sequence ATGAGAAAGGTAGCTTGTTTTGACATCGGAGGTACTTTTATTAAGTATGGAGTGGTAAATGAGCAAGGAGAGATTCTAGCTAAATCAAAATTAAACACACCAAGGAATAATTGTAAAGAAGAAATACCAAAATTAATTATAAAGCAAATAAATGAATTAAATAAGTATCATAATATTAATTCTGTAGGTATCAGTACTGCTGGCAAGGTTGACAGTAAAAATGGAGAAATAATATTTGCAAGTGAAAATTTACCAGGATATACGGGCACAAAGCTTTCCAAAGAAGTAAAAATTAAAACTGGACTGGAGTGTTTTGTCGAGAATGATGTAAATTCTGCAGCGTTAGCAGAGAGTTGGAAGGGTGCAGGCAAGGGGGTAAGTACCTTTGTATGTATTACCCTTGGAACTGGAGTAGGTGGAGCTATAATAATCAATGATGAGCTTTACCAAGGAGTTATGGGAGGCTCGGGAGAAGTAGGGCACATGATCATTAATGAATCCGGAGATGATTGCAACTGTGGCAGCAAAGGCTGTTTTGAGAGATATGCCTCCACCGCTGCATTGATAAGAAACTATACATTAAAGTCAGGTCTATCTGAACAAAGTTTGAGCGGTAAGGATATTTTTAATAAAATTAAAAATGGTGATGAGAGGGCAATAGAATCATATAAAGAATTTTTAAATCATATTGTTACAGGTCTTGTTAATATAACCCATATATTTGATCCAGGGCTTATTGTTTTAGGGGGAGGAATCTCTGACCAAGGGAAGCCATTTCTTGATGATATAAATGAATTGTTTAAAGAACGTGTTATGCCCTCATATGGAGAATATACAAGAATTGTTCAAGCCCAGCTTGGAAATGATGCAGGTATTTTAGGAGCATGTTATATTGCATTGAATCATAATAAAGAAGTTTGA
- a CDS encoding ABC transporter permease subunit, whose translation MEEVKYEDFKIENPIKEFSRKFFKKKSAVVSLGFIIFLLILAVFQPTPYDISATDYDNLLSPPNSEHLFGTDEYGRDVFSRIITGTRLSLSVALTAVTTGAIIGSILGIIAGYYGGLLESLIMRFCDILFSFPGLLLAIGIVAIIGPGLTNVVIAISIYGIPTFTRIIRSSTLSIKELLYIEASRSIGVSDTRLLVKHVFPGTLPSLIVAYTMRMGTAIISAASLSFLGFGASPTNPDWGAMLSTGRDYIGVSPHMLLYPGLMIFFTVLAFNLLGDGLRDTLDPKLD comes from the coding sequence ATGGAAGAAGTTAAATATGAAGATTTTAAAATAGAAAATCCTATAAAGGAGTTTTCAAGGAAGTTTTTTAAAAAGAAGTCTGCCGTGGTATCCCTAGGCTTCATAATTTTTCTATTAATTTTAGCTGTTTTTCAGCCTACACCATATGATATCTCTGCGACTGATTATGACAATTTGTTGAGCCCTCCAAATTCAGAACATTTATTTGGCACTGATGAATATGGTAGAGATGTATTCAGTCGCATTATCACAGGGACGAGATTATCATTATCCGTTGCATTAACAGCTGTTACTACAGGTGCTATTATTGGTTCTATCCTAGGAATTATTGCAGGCTATTATGGAGGCTTATTAGAGAGTCTAATAATGAGATTCTGTGATATTTTATTCTCATTTCCAGGTCTTCTATTGGCCATAGGCATTGTTGCCATAATAGGACCAGGCTTAACCAATGTGGTTATAGCAATATCAATCTATGGTATACCAACCTTTACTAGGATTATTAGAAGTTCTACATTATCAATAAAGGAGCTTCTATATATAGAAGCTAGTAGATCAATTGGTGTAAGCGACACTAGACTATTGGTAAAACATGTTTTCCCTGGCACTCTACCATCACTTATAGTTGCTTATACAATGAGAATGGGTACTGCTATTATATCCGCAGCTTCCCTTAGTTTTCTAGGGTTTGGAGCAAGTCCGACTAATCCTGACTGGGGTGCTATGTTATCAACGGGTAGAGATTATATTGGAGTTTCACCACATATGTTATTATATCCAGGACTTATGATATTTTTTACAGTGTTAGCTTTTAATTTATTGGGTGATGGGCTCAGAGACACTCTAGACCCTAAACTAGATTAA